From a single Methanofollis sp. W23 genomic region:
- a CDS encoding MFS transporter translates to MQEAPLPPGATPRQTAIRLILILGAVSLLGDIVSNGARSVTGPFLLTLGGSAAIVGLVGGIGEFTGYGLRVLTGLYSDQSRHYWRIIYIGYGLLIAIPFLALVGTWEAAALLIIIERVGKAIRAPARDTIISLASFHVGRGWGIGVHKALDQVGSIIGPLVLSAAILWGAGYKAGFALLAFPIVFLFVFLAAGRQTAPVPEAFERDERDETDHTIDPRRFVPFATFLFLAMAGFASFPLISYHMKAQGLLTDPQIPVVYALAMTVSTVVALLVGWSYDRLGTRVLLLIPCVNLAIPALAFSGSVPLVVVGTAIWGAGIGMHETVMRAALADRTTTDVRGQAFGFIYAVYGAGWFLGSTVMGVLYEVSISHIIGFVVIAEGLAVMAYVWMRRGVRGRGEESA, encoded by the coding sequence ATGCAGGAGGCCCCTCTCCCACCTGGCGCCACCCCACGGCAGACCGCCATCAGGCTCATCCTCATCCTCGGGGCCGTCAGCCTCCTCGGCGACATCGTCTCGAACGGCGCCCGGAGCGTCACCGGCCCTTTCCTCCTCACCCTCGGGGGGTCGGCGGCAATCGTCGGGCTCGTCGGCGGGATCGGGGAGTTCACCGGGTATGGGCTGCGGGTGCTCACCGGGCTCTACTCTGACCAGAGCAGACACTACTGGCGGATCATCTATATCGGATACGGCCTCCTGATCGCCATCCCCTTTCTCGCCCTCGTCGGCACCTGGGAGGCCGCCGCGCTCCTCATCATCATCGAGCGGGTCGGCAAGGCGATCCGGGCCCCGGCACGCGACACCATCATCTCCCTTGCCTCATTTCATGTCGGGCGGGGCTGGGGCATCGGGGTCCACAAGGCCCTCGACCAGGTCGGTTCCATCATCGGCCCCCTTGTCCTCTCGGCCGCCATCCTCTGGGGGGCCGGATACAAGGCCGGGTTCGCCCTGCTCGCCTTTCCTATCGTTTTCCTCTTCGTCTTCCTCGCCGCAGGAAGACAGACCGCCCCTGTCCCCGAAGCCTTCGAGAGAGACGAGAGAGACGAGACCGACCACACCATCGACCCACGCCGGTTCGTCCCCTTCGCCACCTTCCTCTTCCTGGCGATGGCCGGGTTTGCCAGTTTCCCCCTCATCTCCTATCACATGAAGGCCCAGGGGCTCCTCACCGACCCGCAGATCCCGGTCGTCTACGCCCTTGCCATGACCGTCTCCACTGTCGTCGCCCTCCTGGTCGGCTGGAGTTATGACCGTCTCGGCACCAGGGTCCTCCTCCTTATCCCGTGCGTCAACCTCGCCATCCCGGCCCTGGCCTTCAGCGGTTCAGTCCCCCTCGTCGTCGTCGGGACCGCGATCTGGGGGGCAGGGATCGGGATGCACGAGACCGTGATGCGGGCCGCCCTTGCCGACCGCACCACCACCGACGTCCGGGGTCAGGCCTTCGGGTTCATCTACGCAGTCTACGGCGCCGGGTGGTTCCTGGGGAGCACAGTGATGGGTGTCCTGTACGAGGTCTCGATCTCCCATATCATCGGGTTTGTGGTGATCGCCGAGGGGCTCGCGGTCATGGCCTATGTCTGGATGCGACGGGGGGTCCGGGGCCGGGGAGAAGAGTCAGCATAA
- a CDS encoding HEAT repeat domain-containing protein, with product MKAIERLRSTGDLEGLARLVREGTAYERLTAAWELGKHGDEGVELLVPILLEGQGEETWEAAMGLSRAGAPAVEPLIEAFTVGRPGTRTAAAWALEEIGDDRAVDALIRGLSDTDEFCRWTAAACLLRLGRDDGREAAEQVLQKESEEARGYIGVLAEGS from the coding sequence ATGAAAGCCATCGAGAGACTGCGATCGACCGGTGACCTCGAAGGACTGGCCAGACTTGTCAGAGAGGGCACAGCCTACGAACGGCTCACCGCAGCATGGGAACTTGGAAAACACGGAGACGAAGGAGTCGAACTTCTGGTCCCCATCCTCCTGGAAGGACAGGGTGAAGAGACCTGGGAAGCGGCGATGGGGCTCTCCAGGGCCGGGGCACCGGCCGTCGAACCCCTGATCGAGGCCTTCACCGTAGGGAGGCCCGGGACCAGGACCGCCGCCGCATGGGCCCTTGAGGAGATCGGTGACGACCGGGCAGTGGACGCGCTGATCAGGGGACTGAGCGACACCGACGAATTCTGCCGGTGGACCGCCGCCGCCTGCCTGCTCAGGCTCGGCCGCGACGACGGCAGAGAGGCCGCCGAGCAGGTGCTCCAGAAAGAGAGCGAGGAGGCCCGCGGGTATATCGGCGTCCTTGCCGAAGGGTCCTGA
- a CDS encoding ABC transporter permease → MPSTGILFEMAGRNVKLHLVRSLLAAVGIVIGVLAITAMGMMGAALQQTVTSELSGGADSLMVYPKISGSDGGGITERQLRDIRMAAGPNQVVPIMSGSDRVVIGSETGSAMVYGFDPGDLDAVAEVEKGVAFRGSAGVLVGPTLARDYDLRVGSRLFLGKEGEERAVRVVGVLKESGFSGTMMTDNAVLVPERWYTGAYGDEGYDMVQVVVRSLDEIDQVKERIEDRMNRREDTVMVWDSRAFLDMIDEALGSISLFVMAIGGISLVVAAVSIFNVMLMSVNERVKEIGILRSLGAQKHEITQLFLYESVILGLIGAGTGAIFSLGGGYILMLLMFQDTTYFFTAQTLLYVPFGMGVGVVVCLLSGVYPALRAASLNPVEALAAE, encoded by the coding sequence ATGCCCTCGACCGGGATCCTCTTTGAGATGGCAGGACGGAATGTCAAACTCCACCTGGTCAGGTCGCTTCTGGCGGCGGTCGGGATCGTCATCGGGGTGCTGGCCATCACGGCGATGGGGATGATGGGCGCCGCCCTCCAGCAGACGGTCACCTCCGAACTCTCCGGGGGGGCCGACAGTCTGATGGTCTATCCAAAGATCTCAGGGTCTGACGGCGGCGGGATCACCGAGCGGCAACTGCGCGATATCAGGATGGCCGCCGGGCCGAACCAGGTGGTCCCGATCATGAGCGGATCAGACCGGGTCGTCATCGGGAGCGAGACCGGGTCTGCCATGGTCTATGGGTTTGACCCCGGCGACCTGGACGCCGTGGCCGAGGTAGAGAAAGGTGTCGCCTTCAGGGGGAGTGCGGGCGTTCTTGTCGGCCCGACTCTCGCCCGCGACTATGATCTGCGGGTCGGGAGCAGACTTTTTCTCGGGAAAGAAGGCGAAGAACGGGCGGTGCGAGTCGTCGGCGTCCTGAAGGAGTCCGGGTTTTCAGGGACGATGATGACCGACAACGCGGTCCTGGTCCCTGAACGCTGGTATACCGGGGCGTACGGGGACGAGGGCTACGACATGGTCCAGGTGGTGGTCAGGAGCCTTGACGAGATCGATCAGGTCAAAGAACGGATCGAGGACAGGATGAACCGCCGGGAGGATACGGTGATGGTCTGGGACTCCCGCGCCTTCCTTGATATGATCGATGAAGCACTGGGAAGCATCTCCCTCTTTGTGATGGCCATTGGCGGGATCTCCCTGGTCGTGGCGGCGGTGAGCATCTTCAACGTGATGCTGATGTCGGTCAACGAACGGGTCAAGGAGATCGGGATCCTCAGGAGCCTGGGTGCACAGAAACACGAGATCACCCAGCTCTTCCTGTATGAATCTGTGATCCTCGGGCTGATCGGGGCCGGCACCGGCGCCATCTTCAGCCTTGGCGGCGGGTATATCCTGATGCTCCTGATGTTCCAGGACACGACCTACTTCTTCACGGCCCAGACCCTCCTCTATGTCCCCTTCGGGATGGGAGTCGGCGTGGTGGTCTGCCTGCTCTCAGGGGTCTACCCGGCCCTAAGGGCGGCCAGCCTCAACCCGGTCGAGGCGCTGGCCGCCGAGTGA
- a CDS encoding ABC transporter ATP-binding protein: MSAEVIRLEHVRKVYPRLAGDVVALDDISLVIKEGEFVAVMGASGSGKSTLLNQLGCLDVPTSGHLWIAGENVGEMTDFALTELRRDAIGFIFQKFNLIPVLTAQENVEIPLILKEGHRDTRGRAEALLRTVGLEGEVITHTPAELSGGQQQRVAIARALVNDPTILLADEPTGNLDSRTSTQIMDLLADLHRGGRTVVMVTHDRATAEYADRVVTISDGRVV, from the coding sequence ATGAGTGCCGAGGTAATCAGGTTGGAACATGTGCGGAAAGTCTACCCGCGGCTTGCCGGGGACGTCGTCGCCCTTGACGACATCTCCCTTGTGATCAAAGAAGGGGAGTTCGTGGCCGTGATGGGAGCCTCGGGCTCGGGCAAGTCCACCCTCCTCAACCAGCTTGGCTGCCTCGACGTCCCGACCTCAGGCCACCTCTGGATCGCCGGTGAGAACGTGGGTGAGATGACCGACTTTGCACTGACCGAACTGCGGCGCGACGCCATCGGGTTCATCTTTCAGAAGTTCAACCTCATCCCGGTGCTGACGGCGCAGGAGAATGTGGAGATCCCCCTCATCCTCAAGGAGGGCCACCGCGATACGAGAGGCCGGGCCGAGGCCCTCCTCAGGACCGTCGGGCTCGAAGGCGAGGTGATCACCCATACCCCGGCCGAACTTTCAGGAGGACAGCAGCAGCGGGTGGCCATCGCACGGGCCCTGGTCAATGACCCGACGATCCTCCTTGCCGACGAACCGACCGGGAACCTGGACTCCAGGACGAGCACACAGATCATGGACCTCCTCGCCGACCTCCATCGAGGAGGGCGGACCGTGGTGATGGTCACGCACGACCGGGCCACGGCGGAATATGCCGACCGGGTCGTGACCATCTCAGACGGACGGGTGGTCTGA
- a CDS encoding metal-dependent hydrolase — MFFLCHLAAGVVIGILLARLFRDLRAVPACAFGAVVPDLIDKPLGHIILADTLQYGRIYTHGLLALSIVTLVGLLLYWRYRSGLGLALAVGIGSHQVLDAMWREPANWLYPFLGPFTTSGTTSTFHDLVMAELSEPSEWIFFLFILFFGVLFLKKSWRKTILSRSGKTLEKFAVPVGILLIIFGGFLIFSGLFPLSSAVTHLQAPADIALCGLIIVAAGIVLAWARALVAHDKTPLAEKEE, encoded by the coding sequence ATGTTTTTTCTCTGCCACCTTGCCGCCGGGGTCGTCATCGGCATTCTCCTTGCCAGGCTCTTCAGGGACCTGCGGGCCGTGCCCGCCTGCGCCTTCGGGGCGGTCGTGCCAGACCTTATCGATAAGCCGCTCGGGCACATTATCCTCGCCGATACGCTCCAGTATGGGCGGATCTATACCCATGGTCTCCTTGCCCTCTCCATCGTCACTCTCGTCGGTCTCCTCCTCTACTGGCGCTACCGCAGCGGCCTTGGCCTCGCCCTGGCCGTTGGGATCGGTTCCCACCAGGTGCTGGACGCCATGTGGCGCGAACCTGCCAACTGGCTCTATCCCTTTCTTGGACCCTTCACGACCAGCGGCACCACCTCAACCTTCCATGACCTGGTGATGGCAGAACTCTCCGAACCCTCAGAATGGATCTTCTTCCTTTTCATCCTCTTTTTCGGGGTTCTGTTCCTGAAAAAGTCCTGGAGAAAGACCATCCTCTCCAGGTCAGGGAAGACTCTCGAGAAGTTTGCGGTCCCGGTCGGTATCCTCCTCATCATCTTTGGCGGGTTTCTCATCTTCTCAGGACTCTTCCCCCTCTCTTCGGCAGTCACCCACCTCCAGGCCCCGGCCGACATCGCCCTCTGCGGCCTGATCATCGTCGCCGCCGGGATCGTCCTCGCCTGGGCCAGGGCGCTCGTCGCCCACGATAAAACACCCCTGGCAGAGAAAGAGGAATAA
- the cofG gene encoding 7,8-didemethyl-8-hydroxy-5-deazariboflavin synthase subunit CofG, translating to MHRRVITYSRNVFLPLTNVCQNACAYCCFRQAVGERCVLPPEEAHRTIDVGAHLGCTEALFTFGERPGEVPGFSDHLAALGYADILDYCYDLCLYAIRAGVLPHTNAGILTTAELERFKEVNASMGLMLETTADVPAHRASPGKDPEVRIEMIEEAGRLRIPFTTGLLIGIGETPADREESLQVIADLQRRHGHIQEVIIQNFCPKEGTEMGGAAPASTTEMAETITLAREILPREVTVQIPPNLADAEHLIRCGVDDLGGVSPLTIDYVNPERPWPQIEALRKIVGDADVRERLCIYPRFIERGWYSDTIAPLIHTLQREIEERSL from the coding sequence ATGCACCGCAGGGTGATCACCTATTCACGCAACGTCTTCCTTCCCCTCACCAATGTCTGCCAGAACGCCTGCGCGTACTGCTGTTTCAGGCAGGCGGTGGGAGAGAGATGTGTGTTGCCGCCTGAAGAGGCACACCGGACTATCGACGTCGGCGCCCATCTTGGGTGCACTGAAGCCCTCTTCACCTTCGGAGAACGCCCGGGGGAAGTGCCCGGGTTCTCTGATCACCTTGCCGCGCTCGGCTATGCCGATATTCTTGACTATTGTTATGACCTCTGCCTGTACGCCATCAGGGCCGGGGTGCTGCCGCACACCAACGCGGGCATCCTCACCACCGCAGAACTCGAACGTTTCAAGGAGGTGAATGCAAGCATGGGACTGATGCTGGAGACGACCGCAGACGTCCCGGCCCACCGTGCCTCGCCAGGGAAGGACCCGGAGGTGCGGATCGAGATGATCGAGGAGGCGGGCAGGCTCAGGATCCCATTCACCACCGGTCTGCTCATCGGGATCGGCGAGACCCCTGCCGACCGCGAGGAGTCGCTCCAGGTGATCGCCGACCTGCAGAGGCGGCACGGGCATATCCAGGAGGTCATCATCCAGAACTTCTGCCCAAAGGAGGGGACAGAGATGGGAGGGGCCGCCCCGGCATCGACCACGGAGATGGCCGAGACGATCACCCTTGCCCGTGAGATCCTCCCCAGGGAGGTTACCGTCCAGATCCCCCCGAACCTTGCCGATGCAGAGCACCTTATCAGATGCGGGGTCGACGACCTCGGCGGGGTCTCGCCGCTCACCATCGACTATGTCAACCCAGAACGCCCCTGGCCCCAGATCGAGGCGCTCAGGAAGATCGTCGGCGACGCAGATGTGCGCGAGCGGCTCTGTATCTATCCACGGTTTATCGAGAGGGGGTGGTACTCAGATACCATCGCCCCACTTATCCATACACTCCAGAGAGAAATTGAGGAGAGGTCATTGTGA
- the purC gene encoding phosphoribosylaminoimidazolesuccinocarboxamide synthase yields MTEQEPIYCGKAKSVFRSENPDELIVKFRDDITAFDGAKKDELSSKGVYNARVSAYFFRYLEEHGVGTHFVRMDDERTMIVRPLEMIPVEVIVRNIAAGSLVRNYPFEEGAPLNPPVVVLDYKDDERHDPMINDEIIVALGFMTFEEIEAVKQTALKINDLLKVRVDAIGLDLVDFKLEFGRHGDEILLGDEISMDSMRLWDKQTHASMDKDVYRFDKGDVMATYAEVAKRLIGEE; encoded by the coding sequence GTGACAGAACAGGAACCCATCTATTGCGGAAAGGCAAAGTCTGTCTTCCGCTCTGAAAACCCCGACGAACTGATCGTAAAGTTCAGGGACGACATCACCGCCTTTGACGGTGCAAAAAAGGACGAACTCTCTTCCAAGGGAGTGTACAATGCCAGGGTCTCGGCGTACTTCTTCAGGTACCTGGAGGAGCATGGAGTCGGTACCCACTTTGTGAGGATGGACGATGAACGGACGATGATCGTCAGACCGCTGGAGATGATCCCGGTCGAGGTGATCGTCCGCAACATCGCCGCCGGGTCGCTGGTGCGCAACTATCCCTTCGAGGAAGGCGCACCCCTCAACCCACCGGTGGTCGTCCTTGACTACAAGGACGACGAGCGGCATGACCCGATGATCAACGACGAGATCATCGTGGCGCTCGGTTTTATGACTTTTGAAGAGATCGAGGCCGTGAAGCAGACGGCTCTGAAGATCAACGACCTGCTCAAGGTGCGGGTCGATGCGATCGGACTCGACCTCGTCGACTTCAAACTCGAATTCGGTCGGCACGGCGACGAGATCCTGCTGGGCGACGAGATCTCGATGGACTCGATGCGCCTGTGGGACAAACAGACCCATGCCTCGATGGACAAGGACGTCTACCGCTTTGACAAGGGAGACGTGATGGCCACCTATGCCGAGGTGGCGAAGAGACTCATCGGGGAGGAGTAA
- the purS gene encoding phosphoribosylformylglycinamidine synthase subunit PurS: MKFTAKVTIGLKEGMLDPEARAIQHALANIGFATEGLSTARVFTITLEAEDRAAAEAEVGQMCERLLANPVIHRYEVEVVA; encoded by the coding sequence ATGAAATTCACGGCAAAGGTCACGATCGGGCTCAAGGAAGGGATGCTCGATCCCGAGGCGCGTGCGATCCAGCATGCCCTCGCCAACATCGGGTTTGCGACCGAAGGGCTCTCGACGGCGCGAGTCTTCACCATCACCCTGGAGGCAGAGGACAGGGCAGCCGCAGAAGCGGAGGTCGGGCAGATGTGCGAGCGGCTCCTCGCCAACCCGGTCATCCACCGCTACGAGGTCGAGGTAGTGGCATGA
- the purQ gene encoding phosphoribosylformylglycinamidine synthase I, which translates to MKFAVVQFGGSNCDRDVQYVISEVCGVDCDLVWYKDGLKEDYDAIVLPGGFSYGDYLRAGAIAARTGIMDAVVRHAQAGGLVLGICNGAQIGAESGMVPGTFTMNASPTFICKPVCLRVEENTSPFTCLFKKGEVVRIPIAHKEGRYVASPEELARLNAEERVAFRFCDEQGEVTPAMNPNGAAENITGVLGGPARNVLCMMPHPERASEEVLGSADGKKVFLGMIKSIEARE; encoded by the coding sequence ATGAAGTTCGCGGTGGTCCAGTTCGGGGGGAGCAACTGCGACCGCGACGTCCAGTACGTCATCTCCGAGGTCTGCGGGGTCGACTGCGATCTGGTCTGGTACAAGGACGGACTCAAAGAGGACTATGACGCGATCGTCCTCCCTGGCGGGTTCAGTTACGGCGATTATCTCAGGGCAGGGGCGATCGCCGCACGGACCGGGATCATGGATGCGGTGGTCAGACATGCGCAGGCCGGCGGACTGGTCCTCGGGATCTGTAATGGCGCCCAGATCGGGGCGGAGAGCGGGATGGTGCCCGGCACCTTCACGATGAATGCCAGCCCGACCTTCATCTGCAAACCGGTCTGCCTGCGGGTCGAGGAGAATACCTCGCCGTTCACCTGTCTCTTCAAGAAGGGCGAGGTGGTCAGGATCCCGATCGCCCACAAGGAAGGCCGGTACGTCGCCTCTCCTGAAGAACTCGCACGGCTCAATGCCGAAGAAAGAGTGGCGTTCCGGTTCTGCGACGAGCAGGGCGAAGTGACCCCGGCCATGAACCCGAACGGCGCCGCGGAGAATATCACCGGCGTCCTCGGCGGTCCTGCCCGCAATGTCCTCTGCATGATGCCCCACCCTGAACGGGCCTCAGAGGAGGTGCTCGGATCGGCCGACGGGAAGAAGGTCTTCCTCGGGATGATCAAGAGCATCGAAGCGCGCGAATAA
- a CDS encoding ferredoxin-thioredoxin reductase catalytic domain-containing protein — protein MTELMQEELEEQILAWAKEYAQKNGWNLNPDEKQLRTVIKGLARNTLRFGEQYCPCRLRSGDTEEDRKIICPCIYHRDEVEGDGHCHCNLFFKTNRE, from the coding sequence ATGACTGAACTGATGCAGGAAGAACTCGAAGAGCAGATCCTTGCCTGGGCAAAAGAGTATGCCCAGAAGAACGGATGGAACCTCAATCCGGACGAGAAGCAACTGCGCACCGTGATCAAGGGGCTTGCGCGCAACACCCTCAGGTTCGGGGAACAGTACTGTCCCTGCCGGCTCAGGAGCGGCGATACCGAGGAGGACAGAAAGATCATCTGCCCCTGCATCTATCACAGGGACGAGGTCGAGGGGGACGGGCACTGCCACTGCAATCTCTTCTTCAAAACCAACAGAGAGTAA
- a CDS encoding MFS transporter — MLKGLRSVLALAWGHFVIDVYSPVIPAVLPLLIATHGWSYAVAGLLVAGFNITSSLLQPFVGWLADRRGIAVPFSIPFLIASVCIGVFGFIGSYPVLLACACLAAFGAALYHPSAMAMVNRLTRTENRGRLTSIFVIGGNLGFALGPVLAGLAVGAFGLQGLLFLAVPGLLMAVFFGHLLPDEGIRPTPETAEEKDTKTPVSLRPITMVVGVGALRSWAIFAAVAFLPTYLHAALEVDLLVANTIVSLMLVAGVVGQYVGGALSDTYGRKEYTFFGLVASVPPFLLFLTAGGVLSYVGLILFGFFLWSTFSVTVAMGQEVMPGNAGLASGLMLGLAVGAGGVGVVVSGAIADAVSLDAALLTLPVPIIAAALLTLLIPYPWVLFRRGARVGSR; from the coding sequence ATGCTGAAGGGACTCAGGTCGGTCCTCGCCCTCGCGTGGGGCCATTTTGTCATCGATGTCTACTCGCCGGTCATCCCCGCCGTCCTCCCCCTGCTCATCGCGACGCACGGATGGTCATACGCCGTCGCCGGTCTCCTGGTCGCCGGGTTCAACATCACCTCGTCGCTCCTCCAGCCCTTTGTGGGGTGGCTTGCAGACCGGCGCGGCATCGCTGTCCCCTTCTCGATACCCTTTCTTATTGCTTCAGTCTGTATCGGGGTCTTCGGGTTCATCGGGAGTTATCCGGTCTTACTGGCCTGCGCCTGTCTTGCAGCCTTCGGGGCGGCGCTGTATCATCCGTCGGCGATGGCGATGGTCAACCGCCTGACCAGGACCGAGAACCGCGGGCGCCTTACCTCGATCTTTGTCATCGGCGGCAATCTCGGGTTTGCCCTCGGCCCGGTCCTTGCAGGTCTGGCCGTCGGGGCCTTCGGTCTCCAGGGGCTCCTCTTCCTTGCCGTCCCTGGTCTCCTGATGGCGGTCTTTTTCGGCCACCTCCTCCCTGATGAGGGGATCAGGCCGACACCAGAGACCGCAGAGGAGAAGGACACAAAGACCCCGGTCTCGCTCAGGCCGATCACGATGGTCGTCGGTGTCGGGGCGCTACGGTCATGGGCGATCTTTGCCGCCGTCGCCTTTCTTCCGACCTATCTCCATGCCGCCCTCGAGGTCGACCTGCTCGTCGCCAACACCATCGTCTCCCTGATGCTTGTCGCCGGTGTCGTCGGGCAGTACGTCGGCGGGGCGCTCTCTGATACCTATGGCAGAAAAGAGTACACTTTCTTCGGCCTCGTCGCGTCGGTCCCCCCCTTTCTTCTCTTCCTCACTGCAGGCGGAGTCCTCTCCTATGTGGGCCTCATCCTCTTCGGCTTCTTCCTCTGGTCCACCTTCTCGGTGACCGTGGCGATGGGCCAGGAAGTGATGCCAGGGAATGCCGGGCTCGCCTCGGGGTTGATGCTCGGCCTGGCAGTCGGGGCCGGCGGCGTAGGGGTGGTCGTGAGCGGAGCGATCGCCGACGCCGTCTCCCTCGACGCCGCCCTCCTCACTCTCCCGGTCCCGATCATTGCGGCCGCCCTCCTCACCCTTCTCATCCCATATCCCTGGGTCTTGTTCAGGCGGGGAGCAAGGGTGGGGTCGCGGTGA
- a CDS encoding METTL5 family protein: MRLKHLEMKLQRLRGFPAPRPVLEQYATPAAVAARLLYHASTEDAIAGRRVLDLGCGTGVLACGAALLGADKVVGIDVDMGALRTARSNAGSLEADLGLLRGEVGTAFPLRPQTFDTVVMNPPFGAQRKHADRPFIDCALVAAPVVYGIFNAGSLGFIENYVKGRGEVTGVVEGSFVIPRTFAFHRKDRVEIPVEVLRIERTGPC; encoded by the coding sequence ATGAGGCTGAAACACCTGGAGATGAAGCTCCAGCGACTCAGGGGTTTTCCTGCCCCACGGCCGGTACTGGAGCAGTATGCGACACCTGCCGCTGTCGCCGCCCGCCTCCTGTATCATGCCTCGACTGAGGATGCGATCGCGGGGCGACGGGTGCTTGACCTCGGGTGCGGGACCGGTGTCCTCGCCTGTGGGGCGGCCCTTCTTGGGGCCGACAAGGTTGTCGGGATCGATGTGGACATGGGAGCGCTGCGGACTGCTCGCAGCAATGCCGGGAGTCTTGAGGCCGACCTTGGCCTTCTCCGCGGTGAGGTCGGTACCGCTTTCCCTCTCCGCCCGCAGACCTTCGACACCGTCGTGATGAACCCCCCCTTTGGGGCGCAGAGAAAACATGCCGACCGGCCTTTCATCGACTGCGCCCTGGTGGCCGCACCGGTCGTCTACGGCATCTTCAATGCCGGATCACTGGGCTTTATTGAGAACTATGTGAAGGGCCGGGGTGAGGTCACCGGGGTAGTCGAGGGCTCCTTTGTCATCCCACGGACCTTTGCCTTCCATCGGAAAGACCGGGTGGAGATCCCGGTCGAGGTTCTCAGGATCGAAAGGACCGGACCATGCTGA
- the dph2 gene encoding diphthamide biosynthesis enzyme Dph2 — translation MESGSSIPAADLAARVRAAGGRRVVLQLPDGLKRQAPSLVRALEAEGIKVAAVAGDPCYGACDLALDTVALTGADLLVHVGHAPVEEREGVVYEYLPFDFDVEAVAAALPLLHGTEVGLVTTVQHAHLLPRVAEVLAAHGVQAEVGPGSGRTPLPGQVLGCSYANARTLSAPEILYVGTGVFHAIGVALATGRRVVALDPYSGEVREVSGDADRLLRRRFALIEKARSAECIGILLSTKSGQARPALAARLAALSEKAVVITMREVSAAEMVNFGCGAYVNTACPRLAYDDQVRFPVPLLTPQEFEVLVGVRAWEDYEVDEIV, via the coding sequence ATGGAGTCAGGGTCATCGATACCTGCCGCTGACCTGGCGGCACGGGTGCGCGCTGCAGGGGGCCGTCGGGTCGTCCTCCAGCTCCCTGACGGGCTGAAGCGGCAGGCGCCGTCCCTTGTCAGGGCGCTCGAAGCGGAGGGGATCAAGGTCGCGGCCGTCGCCGGCGACCCGTGTTATGGGGCCTGCGACCTGGCCCTTGACACCGTCGCCCTCACCGGGGCCGACCTCCTGGTCCATGTCGGGCATGCCCCGGTCGAGGAGCGGGAGGGGGTGGTGTACGAATACCTCCCCTTCGACTTCGACGTTGAGGCCGTGGCCGCGGCGCTTCCCCTTCTTCACGGCACAGAGGTGGGCCTGGTCACCACAGTCCAGCACGCCCATCTCCTCCCCAGAGTCGCGGAGGTCCTGGCCGCGCACGGGGTGCAGGCCGAGGTCGGGCCTGGCAGTGGGCGGACGCCTCTTCCCGGCCAGGTGCTCGGGTGCAGTTATGCGAATGCCCGCACCCTCTCGGCCCCTGAGATCCTCTATGTGGGGACCGGGGTCTTCCATGCCATCGGGGTCGCCCTTGCCACCGGCAGGCGGGTCGTCGCCCTCGACCCCTATTCTGGCGAGGTGCGCGAGGTTTCCGGAGACGCCGACCGTCTGCTCCGTCGGCGCTTCGCCCTCATCGAGAAGGCGCGTTCGGCCGAGTGCATCGGGATCCTCCTCTCCACCAAGAGCGGGCAGGCGCGTCCTGCCCTTGCGGCCCGCCTGGCCGCGCTCTCAGAGAAGGCGGTGGTGATCACGATGCGCGAGGTCTCGGCGGCCGAGATGGTCAACTTCGGGTGCGGGGCCTACGTGAACACCGCCTGCCCGCGCCTGGCCTATGACGACCAGGTCCGCTTCCCGGTCCCTCTCCTCACTCCGCAGGAGTTCGAGGTCCTGGTAGGGGTGCGGGCCTGGGAGGACTATGAGGTCGACGAGATCGTGTGA